A region of Candidatus Omnitrophota bacterium DNA encodes the following proteins:
- a CDS encoding 3'-5' exonuclease, giving the protein MAETFLPDSFVILDLETTGLGADRCRVIEIGMVEVRGSKVTDTYTTLIDPGCPIPSFITGITGIRSEMLRGAPRFEQVAAPVGEFLDRGLMVAHNAPFDFRFISAEFERAGQVRRPDHLCTVRMARRLVPELRSCSLDSLMRHFEIRLQENKRHRALGDALATARIFIQLCRLTLNPDELIGSLVRSPQGCQAPEAGQKHASRRVPDTRSSQESFNSGR; this is encoded by the coding sequence ATGGCTGAGACTTTTTTGCCTGATTCTTTTGTGATTTTGGATTTGGAGACCACGGGTTTGGGCGCAGACCGATGCCGGGTCATTGAGATCGGCATGGTTGAGGTGCGCGGCTCCAAGGTGACTGACACCTATACCACCTTGATTGACCCGGGCTGTCCTATTCCTTCCTTTATTACGGGTATTACCGGGATCCGGAGTGAAATGCTCCGGGGCGCCCCGCGTTTTGAGCAAGTGGCTGCGCCCGTGGGCGAGTTTTTAGATCGAGGGCTTATGGTGGCGCACAATGCGCCTTTTGATTTCCGGTTCATTAGCGCGGAATTCGAACGCGCAGGCCAAGTGCGGCGTCCCGATCACTTATGCACGGTGCGCATGGCCCGCCGTCTTGTTCCTGAATTACGTTCCTGTAGCCTGGATTCACTCATGCGTCACTTTGAAATCCGGCTCCAAGAAAATAAAAGACACCGCGCCTTGGGAGATGCCCTGGCTACTGCAAGAATTTTTATCCAGTTGTGTCGACTTACTCTGAATCCAGATGAACTAATCGGTAGTTTAGTCAGGAGTCCGCAGGGGTGTCAGGCACCAGAGGCTGGGCAGAAGCATGCTTCACGACGGGTGCCTGACACACGGTCGAGTCAAGAATCGTTTAACTCAGGAAGATAA